The following are from one region of the Anabrus simplex isolate iqAnaSimp1 chromosome 8, ASM4041472v1, whole genome shotgun sequence genome:
- the LOC137501857 gene encoding uncharacterized protein, translating to METVSPLTFASILREHAVLFSKSQLPAVRKEKSESLEAVQKKLQAMCGKNLETTTITKKINNMKMRVKQKCDINKTGNKKIVLKDWEKIIYELLEGDTNPTVTRVPGATVVGVDLDVWQEVEPDNLPPPIVEVVVVEEGEEGGIPKEVVNSPPISTPKRKRSIFEEYETEETRNFTNVELQRLVLLKQLRVLDLKEKKLKSQIVE from the exons ATGGAAACTGTTTCTCCATTAACTTTCGCCAGTATTTTGCGGGAACATGCTGTACTTTTTAGCAAATCTCAATTGCCGGCGGTTCGGAAGGAAAAATCCGAATCGTTGGAAGCAGTTCAGAAAAAGCTGCAAGCCATGTGCGGCAAGAACTTGGAGACGACCACCATAACGAAGAAGATTAATAATATGAAAATGCGAGTTAAGCAGAAGTGTGATATTAATAAAACGGGAAACAAAAAGATCGTTCTCAAGGACTGGGAGAAGATTATTTACGAACTGCTGGAAGGGGATACCAATCCAACAGTGACAAGAGTTCCAG gAGCAACTGTGGTTGGAGTAGATCTGGATGTATGGCAGGAAGTAGAACCAGACAACCTTCCTCCACCTATagtggaagtagtagtagtagaggaagGGGAAGAAGGAGGCATCCCTAAAGAAGTCGTGAACTCCCCACCTATATCCACCCCTAAAAGGAAACGAAGTATTTTCGAGGAATACGAGACGGAAGAGACAAGAAATTTCACTAACGTTGAACTTCAGCGCTTGGTGCTACTAAAACAATTAAGAGTGTTGGACTTGAAGGAAAAAAAGTTGAAATCTCAAATTGTGGAATAA